From the Lathyrus oleraceus cultivar Zhongwan6 chromosome 3, CAAS_Psat_ZW6_1.0, whole genome shotgun sequence genome, the window ttaaataaaattaaaattttaatataatttataattcAATTCAATATAAAATAGTTGAAACAACCCAAAATAATAAATTAAGATCATTAGCCAAGACTCCACGAAAtttcaaaaattatgattttGCCATCTCTTTTTTTTCTCCTTACTAAACACAATAACAAAAAGAtaacaaaaagaaattataaaaaaaacaactctattgtcatattgaatttttaaaaattCAGACAAAAGATTATCGAATTTGAAATATCCGATATACATacatttttaaaatattataGTTTTATACTGAATTTTTTTAAAAGTATGGTAAATATGCTTCATAAAAAATAAGTATACCTTATTTTTCTAAAAAAACGGTATAATTGCATAAATTGAAACCAACAATTTgaaaaaaatttaataaaaaagCTTATATTATGTGAAAATTTTGgtattttaagaaaataaatgGTAAAAACTCTAAAATTGAACAAAAATGTTAGTTAAAATTGTAAAAATCCAGTATTTTCCATCAAACAGAGATGTTTTTTTAAAATCtaatatatattaattttaataatttcGGAATATTAATTTAAGATAAATTATAAAACAGTTTAAGAAAAAATTATCCTAAATTATTGCAATAAGTCAAGGTTATTTTGCTTAATCAAATGATAAGGATTACTCTATAAAGGTCCAAGCTTTCTTTTGtcaaaaataaaaatcatattGCCATTCTCGTGTAAACCACGCATATCTGGAAAACTATAATTCTATTGAAAGTTTACAAAAGGGTGAAATCTTTGGACATGAGTTTAGTTCATCTAATATTTTCTGGTGGTAAACTGATCTGGTAAACATTGTAGTTTTTACTGTCATGACTTGTAGAAGTCGAGCATTCTGTAAAACATATTCTGCAAATCGAAGTGAATCCTCCATGCCTTCATAGGTTAAGGTGCAATATCTGAGGCGAGATGAAATGCATTTAGGAACAAAATTTGGACTTTTCCAGATTGTGTAAAACCCGTTTCTGACATCCACTGTCCACTCACATCCGATAACTATGTCTTGAAGCTTGGGGATAATCTGTTTCAAGAAAAATAATGACAAAATACAACAACGTATAAAAATCGAGATGAGTTGGTTCAAATATAATACAAACATTCCCGGTGCATTTGCAAACCTCCTCATGAATTAAAAGAACTTCAAGGTTGGGACAATTCTGAAGCATGTCCTTTAAGTCATCCCAGCCATAAAAGAACTCAAATACTAAGTCAAGCTGGATCAAGTTTCGAAAAACTAAAGAGTCTTTGAAATAGGAAAGGATCTTTTCATTGGGACGCTTCACGTCTAACTGCAAATTTTACAAGACAAAAAACAAGAtaagaaaataaatgaaatgaGATAAGGGGTAAGGATTAAAGAAGAGATGTCCTATTTGTACCCGTAGAAACTGAAGGTTATGATATACTGCTTTAAATAAAACATGAAATGGACCCTTATCTACTCGTGCGAGTGGAATACTTGCCCTTTCTTTGTAGCCAACCATAACATATAAATCTTCAAGAACCAATGATTTAGATATCAGCTTCTTGAGATTGTCTGAATTTTGTAAATAAACACTCTTCAAATGAAGGGTTTTAAGCAAGGGAAGATGAACCGACAAAATATTGCCAGCCACACATAACCTCTCGAGTTTGAGAATCACAAGGGTTCGACAGCTAAAAATGTTGTTGGGTGCTACGGAGATAAACTTATCCTCCATGGATTTGGTGCGCGACTCCCACTTAGACATTTCGTAAGCAGTCTTGAAAGGAAACACGGAGAGTTGGAGTTGGAGATCCTGGACGCCACGCAGTTTTGCAGCTTCAATCCATTGATCATAGTCGAAAAGTAATAATTCAGGATGACAACAGTTAAGGTGAAAGCCTCTAATAGGTTGGTTATTCATGTCTGGGGATAGCATGACTTTGTCAACACAGCGACCGAAACGTTGGAATTCCTCCTCGCCCTTCACTAGTTTATCATCAAAATGGAGATCTATCATGAGTTTGCATAGTGTTTTCCACCTCTTGGAAATAAGACCGGTGGTGTAAGCGAAATTAAGAGGAAGAAAGGAGAGTATGTGACTCAGCAACTCATCTGGTAACTCACTAATCCTATCGACCATAGCTTTCAACTTTGTATCCTTTGCCATAAACCTTCTCTAAATCTTTCTTTCTGCAAAGGTAAATGAGTTTCAACTATTAACAAAAAAAACAACAAATTATTTTCTCTCTCCGAATTAGGTTTGAACAATGAAATTGAAGTTGAAGATTTTATGATTTCTCAAAGACCATATATACCCAATTAGGTTTGGATTAGGTTTTGAATAAAATTAGAGAGCATTATGAAATTAGCTATTATTAACGAACTATGAATCGAATAACTCGTTGAAATTGTATGAATTGAAGCAATCAATGACTAGCCAGTGCACATAAACATGAAGGTGATAGAGAGTGAAGATGAGAAAGATGTTACCGGATTTTCAAACTGCCCCTCCGACCACCGCGTCGTCAACCCCTGCTCAACTAGGAGTCTGGACTCACAATAAGGGTTTTTGTTTTGTAGCAGGATCTGTCTTTGGTTTTCGCTTGAGTTTCATAAATATAGGAAAAACAGTTGTTTTTGGAGATTATGTTGTGTGTTAAGATTCTCGGAATAAATACTACATCAAATAGTGTGTAATATAGATTAGAGATTTATATTCAGATTTTGGGAGAGTAAAATAAAAAGTGTGTTATAGAAAAGATTAGaaataaaataattgaaaaaGTGTGTTATAGAAAAAAATTAGAGTAAAATAAAAAGTGGTTgaaaaaaattgaataaaaatGGTTATAATAATAGGTAGTAGTATAAAAAAAATAGTAGtagaataaaaaagaaaatagaaaaagaaataaaaggagTTGGAGAAGGAAGCGACATTGGAGgttaaaagagaaaaaaattgGATCATTGAGAATTGTGTTGTAAGTGGGTTTGGTGGGACATTAAAGACATGTTTGTGTGTTCCCAAACTTCATTCTTATTGCAATTTCAAAATGTTTTGTCTCACCTATAAAGTGAGTTTGGAAATGTCATTGTTAAAGTCAAAAAGTTGTAGGATACCTTCTCCCAGCCAACGTGTGTTCATCGATTCGGAAAGTCGGGAATGACGTCTTTGAAAAACGGTGGAGAGAAAGTCGGGTAAGAAATGTGTTTTAATTGTGTTGTAGTATGAGTTAGTATGATTTTCCGTTGATGAATAGATTTTGGTTAAATGTCTTGCATGTAGAGTTTTTTCAGTTGTAGTGTGGTTGTGATAGATTTAATTGCATTTTCTATTTTATTCCAAGGCTTCAAGGGAAAAATTTGGAGATCCATAGTGGATCAGAAAAACGATGGATGAGATGCATGCGGAGGCCAAAACTTAAAACTTGGAACAACTATGTATCAGCTTCAAACTTCTATGTATCAACTTAAGCTATGTATCAGTTTCAAACTTCTATGTATCAACTCCAAACCTCTATGTATCAATACTTACTGGGCAGAGACAAAGATTTGAAAATTGAACACATTTTCTAGATCTAAGATGAATTTAGTCGAGAcatactgtcataccccaaaatttgcccattaatatttcaagacattttgcaaggcattccgactcatatataacactgatcttgaagaaacaaaggcccagctcacggatggcccaatccagaaaatggcccaaactggctgttcgctacgcgctcgcctagcgaagctgacagacaacaaaaatttcgggcttcattctgagcccattaggtcaccattatcactataaataccagcacttcagtaataaaaaaaaaaaaaaaaaacgaaaaacgaaaaaaaataaaaaaaaaattattaattaattaa encodes:
- the LOC127132509 gene encoding F-box protein At4g09920 isoform X1; this encodes MAKDTKLKAMVDRISELPDELLSHILSFLPLNFAYTTGLISKRWKTLCKLMIDLHFDDKLVKGEEEFQRFGRCVDKVMLSPDMNNQPIRGFHLNCCHPELLLFDYDQWIEAAKLRGVQDLQLQLSVFPFKTAYEMSKWESRTKSMEDKFISVAPNNIFSCRTLVILKLERLCVAGNILSVHLPLLKTLHLKSVYLQNSDNLKKLISKSLVLEDLYVMVGYKERASIPLARVDKGPFHVLFKAVYHNLQFLRLDVKRPNEKILSYFKDSLVFRNLIQLDLVFEFFYGWDDLKDMLQNCPNLEVLLIHEEIIPKLQDIVIGCEWTVDVRNGFYTIWKSPNFVPKCISSRLRYCTLTYEGMEDSLRFAEYVLQNARLLQVMTVKTTMFTRSVYHQKILDELNSCPKISPFCKLSIEL
- the LOC127132509 gene encoding F-box protein At4g09920 isoform X2, coding for MAKDTKLKAMVDRISELPDELLSHILSFLPLNFAYTTGLISKRWKTLCKLMIDLHFDDKLVKGEEEFQRFGRCVDKVMLSPDMNNQPIRGFHLNCCHPELLLFDYDQWIEAAKLRGVQDLQLQLSVFPFKTAYEMSKWESRTKSMEDKFISVAPNNIFSCRTLVILKLERLCVAGNILSVHLPLLKTLHLKSVYLQNSDNLKKLISKSLVLEDLYVMVGYKERLDVKRPNEKILSYFKDSLVFRNLIQLDLVFEFFYGWDDLKDMLQNCPNLEVLLIHEEIIPKLQDIVIGCEWTVDVRNGFYTIWKSPNFVPKCISSRLRYCTLTYEGMEDSLRFAEYVLQNARLLQVMTVKTTMFTRSVYHQKILDELNSCPKISPFCKLSIEL